From the genome of Yersinia enterocolitica, one region includes:
- the deoD gene encoding purine-nucleoside phosphorylase, protein MATPHINAEMGDFADVVLMPGDPLRAKFIAETFLQDVREVNNVRGMLGFTGTYKGRKISVMGHGMGIPSCSIYAKELITDFGVKKIIRVGSCGAVRADVKLRDVVIGMGACTDSKVNRMRFKDHDYAAIADFEMTRNAVDAAKAKGIDVRVGNLFSADLFYTPDPQMFDVMEKYGILGVEMEAAGIYGVAAEFGAKALTICTVSDHIRTGEQTTAAERQTTFNDMIEIALESVLLGDQK, encoded by the coding sequence ATGGCAACGCCACATATTAATGCTGAAATGGGTGATTTCGCTGACGTTGTATTAATGCCAGGGGATCCACTGCGTGCGAAATTTATCGCCGAAACCTTCCTGCAAGACGTGCGCGAAGTGAACAATGTGCGTGGCATGTTGGGCTTCACCGGTACTTATAAAGGCCGCAAAATCTCTGTAATGGGCCACGGTATGGGTATCCCGTCCTGCTCCATTTACGCCAAAGAACTGATCACTGATTTTGGCGTGAAAAAAATCATTCGTGTCGGTTCATGTGGTGCGGTTCGCGCCGATGTGAAACTGCGTGATGTGGTGATCGGCATGGGGGCTTGTACCGACTCCAAAGTAAACCGTATGCGCTTTAAAGATCACGACTATGCAGCGATTGCTGACTTTGAAATGACCCGCAATGCAGTGGATGCGGCAAAAGCGAAAGGTATCGACGTCCGTGTAGGTAACCTCTTCTCTGCTGACCTGTTCTACACGCCAGACCCGCAAATGTTTGATGTGATGGAAAAATACGGCATTCTGGGCGTGGAAATGGAAGCGGCCGGTATCTACGGCGTTGCCGCGGAGTTCGGTGCTAAAGCCCTGACCATCTGTACTGTTTCTGACCATATCCGTACCGGTGAGCAAACCACCGCTGCGGAGCGCCAGACCACCTTCAATGACATGATTGAAATTGCATTAGAATCGGTGTTGTTGGGCGATCAGAAGTAA
- a CDS encoding metal-dependent hydrolase, whose amino-acid sequence MVEVSEQIVNFSDKAYFIDTHCHFDFPPFSGAEAASLVTAAQANVRQLIVPAVGAAYFPRILALAANYPPLFAALGMHPLYIAQHQEADLATLVSYLANKTHKLVAVGEIGLDLYMDEPQLPRQLALLQAQLKLAKQHDLPVILHSRRSHDQLASVLRKTALPRTGVVHGFAGSLAQAQAFIRLGYYIGVGGTITYVRAQKTRSVMAALPLSALLLETDAPDMPLAGFQGQPNRPERAADVFSVLCQLRSEAPQQIASQLLANSQRLFRLPPADSCPL is encoded by the coding sequence ATGGTAGAAGTGAGTGAGCAGATAGTGAATTTTAGCGATAAAGCTTATTTTATCGATACCCACTGTCACTTTGATTTCCCTCCATTCAGTGGTGCTGAAGCGGCCAGTTTAGTCACTGCGGCTCAGGCGAATGTCAGGCAATTGATTGTTCCTGCGGTGGGTGCTGCTTATTTTCCCCGTATTTTAGCCTTGGCTGCGAACTATCCACCCCTTTTTGCCGCACTCGGCATGCATCCACTTTATATCGCTCAACATCAAGAGGCCGATTTGGCGACACTGGTATCCTATCTGGCGAACAAAACTCACAAGCTGGTGGCCGTGGGGGAAATTGGCCTGGATCTTTATATGGATGAGCCGCAGTTACCACGCCAGTTGGCGCTATTGCAGGCCCAACTTAAGTTGGCTAAACAGCATGATCTCCCCGTTATTCTGCATTCTCGCCGTTCCCATGACCAATTAGCCTCGGTGCTGCGTAAAACGGCGTTGCCGCGCACCGGTGTTGTACATGGTTTCGCCGGTAGCCTGGCGCAGGCGCAGGCATTTATTCGCTTGGGTTATTATATTGGTGTGGGTGGGACCATTACTTATGTGCGGGCACAGAAAACCCGGAGTGTCATGGCCGCATTGCCTCTTTCCGCATTACTGCTGGAAACCGACGCGCCAGATATGCCGTTAGCCGGTTTTCAGGGGCAGCCAAACCGGCCCGAGCGGGCTGCTGATGTGTTCAGCGTGTTGTGTCAGCTACGCTCTGAAGCGCCACAACAGATTGCCAGCCAGTTGTTAGCGAATAGTCAACGTTTGTTCCGATTACCGCCCGCCGATAGCTGCCCACTTTAA
- a CDS encoding DUF1328 domain-containing protein — protein MFRWGIIFLIIALIAAALGFGGLAGTAAWAAKVVFVVGIVLFLISLFTGRKRL, from the coding sequence ATGTTTCGCTGGGGCATTATATTTTTGATTATTGCTTTAATCGCTGCGGCATTAGGTTTTGGTGGGCTAGCTGGTACGGCAGCCTGGGCCGCAAAAGTCGTCTTCGTAGTGGGTATTGTCCTATTCCTCATCAGTCTGTTTACAGGCCGTAAGCGCCTTTAG
- a CDS encoding type II toxin-antitoxin system HipA family toxin, with the protein MLSLETLLRQNPATASYLAQAMAISQPTVSRQLSRLKERVLKIGKGKATQYALRRYIAGDSAREHAFPLYRIDEQGHVTHFAMLYPIHPAEMCCVHQLASDTWQLFDSLPWYLTDMRPQGFLGRIWGKSVAGKLQLTDDVRLWNEDHILLALSRQADDMNGNILIGQQSYQHWLAAPDAIPIDPVDKLSRYAELSQKALAGEMVGSSAGGEQPKFTCYAGYLDRPSSYVIVKFSASSQNANSRRWGDLLISESLALNTLNNRGYKAAISQVLQGVGRQIFLEVERFDRCGQRGRLGIVSLEAVNAEFVGNPVASWPQVCQQLVDKGLLAAPALEQVNVIWAFGKLIANTDMHQGNLSFLHPENTPLSLAPVYDMLPMAFAPTSTGNMRHNVPEISLSADISKLHWQRAQQLANIFWQQVIDHSNISNEFKLIARQMQGKLLSLTTLIERMA; encoded by the coding sequence ATGCTCTCTCTGGAAACGTTATTACGCCAAAACCCGGCGACGGCGAGTTATCTGGCGCAAGCTATGGCAATCAGTCAACCCACTGTTTCCCGGCAATTAAGCAGGTTAAAAGAGAGGGTGCTGAAAATAGGTAAAGGTAAAGCAACCCAATATGCCTTGCGGCGGTACATTGCTGGAGATAGTGCCAGAGAGCATGCATTTCCGCTATATCGTATCGATGAACAGGGTCATGTAACCCATTTCGCGATGCTCTATCCTATCCATCCGGCTGAAATGTGCTGTGTACATCAACTGGCATCTGATACATGGCAGCTATTTGATAGCTTGCCGTGGTATTTGACTGATATGCGGCCTCAGGGGTTTCTCGGGCGGATTTGGGGGAAGTCAGTTGCAGGTAAGTTACAGCTCACCGATGACGTTCGTTTGTGGAATGAAGACCATATCTTATTAGCACTGTCACGTCAGGCCGATGATATGAATGGCAATATATTGATTGGACAACAAAGTTATCAACATTGGTTAGCAGCACCTGATGCGATACCTATCGATCCGGTAGATAAGTTATCTCGTTATGCAGAACTTTCTCAAAAGGCTCTGGCGGGTGAAATGGTCGGTTCTTCTGCGGGCGGCGAACAACCGAAATTTACTTGTTATGCAGGGTATCTGGATCGGCCTTCGTCTTATGTTATTGTCAAATTTTCTGCCTCTTCACAAAACGCCAATAGTCGGCGCTGGGGTGACCTACTGATATCTGAGTCGCTTGCACTTAACACCTTGAATAATAGGGGTTATAAAGCGGCCATAAGTCAGGTTTTACAGGGGGTTGGTAGGCAAATATTCCTTGAGGTAGAGCGATTTGATCGCTGCGGGCAGCGTGGCCGTTTAGGGATAGTTTCTTTAGAGGCGGTTAATGCCGAATTTGTTGGCAACCCAGTTGCCAGTTGGCCACAAGTTTGCCAACAATTAGTCGATAAAGGATTACTGGCCGCGCCGGCATTAGAGCAGGTCAACGTTATCTGGGCATTTGGTAAATTAATCGCCAATACCGATATGCACCAAGGTAACCTTTCCTTTCTGCATCCTGAGAACACACCACTATCATTAGCGCCAGTTTACGATATGCTGCCAATGGCATTTGCCCCGACGAGTACGGGGAATATGCGCCACAACGTGCCGGAAATCTCTTTATCTGCTGATATCAGCAAGCTGCACTGGCAACGCGCACAGCAACTGGCAAATATATTCTGGCAACAGGTGATAGATCACTCGAACATCAGTAATGAATTCAAACTTATTGCCCGACAGATGCAGGGAAAACTGCTTTCTCTCACCACGCTAATTGAGCGCATGGCATAA
- a CDS encoding deoxyribose-phosphate aldolase — MTDLTACANLNDYAKRALSLMDLTTLNDDDTDDKVIALCHQAKSPAGNTAAICIYPRFIPIARKTLREQGTPEIRIATVTNFPHGNDDIAIALAETRAAIAYGADEVDVVFPYRALMAGNDKVGFELVKECKEACAAANVLLKVIIETGELKQEHLIRQASEIAIKAGADFIKTSTGKVPVNATLESAGIMMSTIRDLGVGKTVGFKPAGGVRTAEDAAQFLQLADQLMGEGWADARHFRFGASSLLASLLTTLGHQSDSKSSGY, encoded by the coding sequence ATGACCGATTTAACCGCCTGCGCGAATCTTAACGATTATGCCAAACGCGCACTGAGTTTGATGGATTTAACCACCCTGAATGACGACGATACCGACGATAAGGTTATCGCGTTGTGTCATCAGGCAAAAAGCCCTGCCGGTAACACGGCGGCAATCTGTATTTATCCCCGCTTTATTCCTATTGCGCGTAAAACGTTGCGCGAGCAGGGTACCCCTGAAATCCGTATTGCGACAGTGACCAACTTCCCACATGGCAATGATGATATTGCTATTGCACTGGCCGAAACCCGTGCCGCCATTGCCTATGGTGCTGATGAAGTGGATGTGGTTTTCCCTTACCGCGCCTTAATGGCGGGTAATGATAAGGTCGGCTTCGAATTAGTAAAAGAGTGCAAAGAAGCCTGCGCTGCCGCGAATGTATTACTGAAAGTAATCATAGAGACCGGTGAGTTAAAGCAAGAGCACTTGATCCGTCAAGCCTCTGAAATTGCTATTAAAGCTGGCGCGGATTTCATCAAAACCTCCACCGGTAAAGTGCCGGTCAATGCCACATTGGAAAGTGCGGGTATTATGATGAGCACTATCCGTGATTTAGGTGTGGGTAAAACCGTCGGCTTTAAGCCAGCGGGCGGAGTACGTACTGCCGAAGATGCCGCGCAATTCCTGCAACTGGCCGATCAATTGATGGGTGAGGGTTGGGCCGACGCCCGCCACTTCCGCTTTGGCGCATCCAGTCTGTTAGCCAGCTTATTAACCACGCTGGGCCATCAGAGTGATAGCAAAAGTAGCGGTTACTAA
- a CDS encoding NupC/NupG family nucleoside CNT transporter — protein sequence MLMSLVGMAVLILIAVLLSSNYRAINIRTVVGAFIIQIAIGALVLYVPIGRRILGGMSEGVANVIAYGNEGISFIFGGLVSDKMFEVFGGGGFVFALRVLPVIVFFSSLIAVLYYLGIMQIVIKVLGGGLQKLLGTSRTESLSATANIFVGQTEAPLVVRPYIATMTQSELFAVMCGGLASVAGSVLAGYAQMGVPLEYLIAASFMAAPGGLLFAKLMVPETEKTHDNVDATTLIAEDERPANVIDAAASGAASGMQLALNVGAMLLAFIALIALLNGILGGIGGWFDYPQLSLELILGWIFSPIAYLIGIPWSEAMVAGSFIGQKIIVNEFVAFMNFGQYLQAEELVKAAGLQVLSEHTKAIISFALCGFANLSSVAILLGGLGSMAPNRRHDIARFGLKAVAAGTLSNLMSATIAGFFLAL from the coding sequence ATGCTAATGAGTCTGGTTGGAATGGCAGTACTGATATTAATAGCCGTACTTCTTTCAAGTAATTATAGGGCGATTAATATCCGCACTGTTGTTGGTGCATTTATTATCCAGATCGCTATTGGTGCGCTGGTATTATATGTGCCCATCGGGCGCCGCATTCTGGGCGGTATGTCAGAAGGAGTCGCTAACGTTATCGCCTACGGTAATGAGGGGATTTCATTTATTTTTGGCGGTTTGGTTTCTGACAAAATGTTTGAAGTTTTTGGTGGTGGCGGCTTTGTATTCGCCCTGCGAGTATTACCAGTAATTGTATTCTTCTCATCATTGATTGCCGTTCTGTATTACCTTGGCATCATGCAAATCGTTATTAAGGTATTGGGCGGCGGTTTACAAAAGTTGCTGGGCACTTCACGTACTGAATCCCTTTCTGCCACAGCTAATATCTTTGTTGGCCAAACTGAAGCGCCGTTAGTGGTGCGCCCTTATATTGCCACCATGACCCAATCTGAACTGTTTGCGGTAATGTGCGGCGGTTTAGCTTCCGTTGCCGGTTCAGTATTGGCTGGTTATGCGCAAATGGGGGTACCATTGGAATATCTGATTGCTGCTTCCTTTATGGCAGCACCGGGTGGGTTACTGTTTGCTAAACTGATGGTGCCAGAAACCGAAAAAACGCACGATAACGTTGATGCTACAACCTTGATTGCTGAAGATGAACGCCCGGCTAACGTTATTGATGCAGCGGCATCTGGCGCGGCTTCCGGCATGCAACTGGCATTGAATGTAGGGGCAATGCTGCTGGCCTTTATCGCCTTGATTGCTCTGCTCAATGGTATTCTGGGTGGGATTGGTGGCTGGTTTGATTATCCACAACTTTCGCTAGAGTTGATTCTGGGTTGGATATTCTCGCCGATTGCTTACTTGATAGGCATCCCATGGAGTGAAGCGATGGTGGCTGGTTCATTTATCGGCCAGAAGATTATCGTTAACGAATTCGTAGCATTTATGAATTTCGGTCAGTATCTCCAGGCAGAAGAGTTAGTCAAAGCCGCGGGTTTACAGGTTCTTTCCGAGCACACTAAGGCTATTATTTCCTTCGCGCTGTGTGGTTTTGCCAACTTGTCATCTGTTGCCATCTTATTGGGTGGCTTGGGTAGCATGGCCCCAAACCGCCGTCACGATATCGCGCGTTTCGGCCTGAAAGCGGTAGCAGCAGGCACATTGTCGAATCTGATGAGTGCGACGATCGCCGGTTTCTTCCTGGCATTATAA
- a CDS encoding DNA metabolism protein has protein sequence MNPGSARPPHVLRVRSGGCALAVPKLSVLIYAGDG, from the coding sequence TTGAACCCGGGCAGTGCTCGCCCTCCTCACGTACTGCGTGTACGCTCCGGGGGCTGTGCGCTGGCCGTGCCTAAACTGTCGGTGCTCATCTACGCTGGCGATGGCTGA
- the deoA gene encoding thymidine phosphorylase: MFLAQEIIRKKRDGQPLSEEEIRFFINGIRDNVVSEGQIAALAMTIYFHDMSMPERVALTMAMRDSGTVLNWQSLNLNGPIVDKHSTGGVGDVTSLMLGPMVAACGGYVPMISGRGLGHTGGTLDKLEAIPGFDIFPDDNAFRKIIQDVGVAIIGQTSSLAPADKRFYATRDITATVDSIPLITASILAKKLAEGLDALVMDVKVGSGAFMPTYQLSADLAQAIVSVANGAGCKTTALLTDMNQVLASSAGNAVEVREAVRFLTGEYRNPRLLEVTMALCVEMLLSGGLAQDDADARSKLQAVLDNGKAAELFGRMVAAQKGPSDFVERYDSYLPVATLSKPVFAERAGIVTAMDTRALGMAVVSLGGGRRRATDPIDYSVGITEMARLGTGVDGQQPLAVIHANNEDDWQQAADALRAAITLGDKAPEETPVIYRRITE, from the coding sequence GTGTTTCTGGCACAAGAAATTATCCGTAAAAAACGCGACGGTCAGCCACTGAGCGAAGAAGAGATTCGTTTCTTTATCAATGGGATCCGCGACAATGTGGTTTCCGAAGGGCAGATTGCTGCTTTGGCGATGACCATCTATTTCCATGACATGAGCATGCCGGAGCGCGTGGCACTTACTATGGCAATGCGTGATTCTGGCACGGTGCTCAACTGGCAGAGCCTTAATCTAAACGGCCCCATCGTGGATAAACACTCTACCGGTGGCGTGGGTGATGTGACATCACTGATGCTCGGCCCGATGGTCGCAGCCTGTGGTGGCTATGTGCCGATGATTTCTGGCCGTGGCTTGGGCCATACCGGCGGAACCTTGGACAAACTGGAAGCTATACCCGGTTTTGATATTTTCCCCGATGATAATGCGTTCCGTAAAATCATTCAGGACGTCGGTGTCGCCATCATTGGTCAAACCAGCTCATTAGCACCGGCAGATAAACGTTTCTACGCTACCCGTGATATCACCGCCACTGTAGATTCCATTCCACTGATTACCGCTTCTATTTTGGCGAAGAAACTGGCTGAGGGGCTGGATGCGTTGGTGATGGATGTGAAGGTGGGTTCTGGTGCTTTTATGCCGACATATCAACTATCTGCCGATTTAGCACAGGCCATTGTCAGTGTGGCTAACGGCGCGGGTTGTAAAACGACGGCACTATTGACTGATATGAATCAGGTGTTGGCTTCCAGCGCCGGTAATGCGGTTGAAGTGCGAGAAGCGGTGCGCTTCCTGACGGGTGAATATCGTAATCCACGCTTGTTAGAAGTGACGATGGCGCTGTGCGTTGAGATGCTGTTATCAGGTGGTTTGGCGCAAGATGATGCTGACGCCAGATCCAAGTTACAGGCGGTGCTGGATAACGGTAAAGCAGCAGAACTCTTTGGTCGCATGGTGGCGGCGCAAAAAGGCCCAAGTGATTTCGTTGAGCGCTATGACAGCTACCTGCCGGTAGCCACGCTGAGCAAACCGGTCTTTGCTGAACGAGCCGGCATTGTTACCGCGATGGATACCCGTGCGCTGGGTATGGCGGTGGTTTCCCTCGGCGGTGGTCGTCGGCGGGCAACTGATCCTATTGATTACAGTGTTGGTATCACTGAAATGGCACGTCTGGGGACTGGTGTTGATGGCCAGCAGCCATTAGCGGTGATTCATGCCAATAACGAAGACGACTGGCAGCAGGCAGCAGACGCACTACGTGCGGCGATCACCTTGGGTGACAAAGCGCCGGAAGAAACACCGGTTATCTATCGCCGTATTACTGAATAA
- a CDS encoding patatin family protein has translation MVGYRIPITLGNIEPLAYKPYQPGKMALVCEGGGQRGIFTAGVLDEFQRARFNPFDLMIGTSAGAQNLSAFICGQPGYARRVITRYTTTANFFNPLRFVRGGHLIDLDWLVDITSQQLPLAMDHAEEHLRNGREFLMCACRSDDFEPTYISPTRESWLPTIKASSAIPGLYRQGVDLGGISYQDGGISDAIPVEEAYRRGADTIVVIRTVPSQAYYTPQWMKRMEHWLSESSLQQLVRIMQQHEQSYHRIQQFIEKPPGDLRIFEIFPPKPLASNALGSRVAALNRDYHLGRRCGRYFLATVGHWLLPQDQRDQAGINGEKTSISLSRRIIQPQDINQPDDMAELIDTDDSSFDITQTPDIITPADSVTATHYGLPAQMSVSDNGLIIPTNTNRKPLPVEIILPASVAKNKGDTV, from the coding sequence ATGGTGGGATACAGAATACCTATCACGCTCGGTAATATTGAGCCACTCGCCTATAAACCATACCAACCCGGAAAAATGGCGTTGGTTTGTGAGGGAGGCGGGCAGCGGGGAATTTTTACAGCCGGTGTGCTGGATGAATTTCAACGCGCCCGCTTTAACCCTTTTGATCTGATGATTGGCACCTCTGCCGGTGCACAAAATCTATCTGCCTTTATCTGCGGTCAACCCGGTTACGCTCGCCGCGTCATAACCCGCTACACCACCACCGCTAATTTCTTTAACCCATTACGTTTTGTGCGTGGTGGCCACTTAATTGATCTCGACTGGTTGGTGGATATCACATCCCAGCAGTTGCCTCTGGCCATGGATCATGCTGAAGAGCATTTACGCAATGGCCGTGAATTCTTAATGTGTGCCTGCCGTAGTGATGATTTTGAACCCACCTATATTTCCCCCACTCGAGAAAGCTGGCTGCCGACCATTAAAGCGTCCAGTGCTATCCCTGGTTTATACCGTCAGGGGGTAGATTTGGGGGGGATCAGTTATCAGGATGGTGGCATCAGTGATGCCATCCCGGTGGAGGAAGCCTACCGCCGTGGCGCTGATACTATTGTGGTGATTCGGACTGTACCGTCGCAGGCCTATTACACGCCGCAATGGATGAAGCGGATGGAACATTGGCTGAGTGAAAGCAGTTTGCAACAACTGGTGCGGATTATGCAGCAACATGAGCAGAGCTATCACCGTATTCAGCAATTTATTGAAAAGCCGCCCGGTGACCTGCGTATTTTCGAAATTTTTCCGCCTAAGCCACTTGCCAGTAATGCACTGGGGAGCCGGGTCGCGGCACTAAATCGTGATTATCATTTAGGCCGCCGTTGTGGTCGCTATTTTTTGGCTACCGTCGGGCACTGGCTATTACCGCAAGATCAACGGGATCAGGCTGGAATCAATGGGGAGAAAACCTCGATTTCACTTTCACGTCGTATCATTCAGCCACAAGATATTAATCAACCAGATGATATGGCAGAGCTAATTGATACTGATGACTCTTCATTTGATATTACTCAAACGCCGGATATCATTACACCAGCGGATTCAGTGACCGCCACTCACTATGGCCTACCGGCTCAGATGAGTGTGAGTGACAATGGGTTGATTATTCCGACGAATACCAATAGAAAGCCCTTGCCAGTAGAGATAATTTTGCCTGCCAGTGTGGCAAAAAACAAAGGTGATACCGTCTAA
- a CDS encoding molecular chaperone OsmY, whose amino-acid sequence MTNTKFARSMMAIVLGTALMSGSVFAEDTMLNKTNNVVDSTGAKLDSSMKKVDNYMGDSAATAKVKSALLEEKSLKSTDISVETNHGVVTLTGFVTSQAEAETAVEIAGNVEGVKSVSDKLHVKDQKSQSVSEYAGDAATTSSIKAKLLADDIVPSRKVKVETTEGVVQLSGSVENKAQSERAESIAKAVDGVKSVKNDLSIKP is encoded by the coding sequence ATGACAAATACAAAATTTGCCCGTTCAATGATGGCTATTGTCTTAGGTACTGCACTTATGAGTGGTAGCGTGTTCGCTGAAGACACCATGCTCAATAAGACAAACAACGTAGTAGACAGCACCGGCGCGAAACTCGATAGCTCCATGAAGAAAGTCGATAACTACATGGGTGACAGCGCTGCGACAGCTAAAGTGAAAAGCGCTCTGTTGGAAGAGAAATCTCTTAAAAGCACTGATATCTCTGTTGAAACCAACCATGGTGTGGTCACTCTGACTGGTTTTGTGACTTCTCAGGCTGAAGCTGAAACTGCCGTTGAAATTGCCGGAAACGTTGAAGGCGTTAAATCTGTCAGCGATAAGCTGCATGTGAAAGACCAGAAATCACAATCAGTCAGTGAATATGCTGGCGATGCTGCAACAACCAGTTCAATCAAAGCCAAATTGCTGGCTGATGACATCGTACCCTCACGTAAAGTGAAAGTAGAAACCACCGAAGGTGTGGTGCAGTTATCAGGTAGTGTTGAGAATAAAGCTCAGTCCGAACGTGCTGAAAGTATTGCTAAAGCCGTTGATGGCGTGAAAAGCGTTAAAAATGATCTGAGTATCAAACCTTAA
- the deoB gene encoding phosphopentomutase, with translation MKRTFIMVLDSFGIGASADANKFGDQGADTLGHIAEVCARGEANVGRSGPLTLPNLSRLGLGKAAEESTGKFPVGLDKNADIIGAYGYASELSSGKDTPSGHWEIAGVPVLFDWGYFSDVENSFPQELLDKLVKRANLPGYLGNCHSSGTVILDQLGEEHMKTGKPIFYTSADSVFQIACHEETFGLDRLYELCEIAREELTEGGYNIGRVIARPFIGDKPGNFQRTGNRHDLAVEPPAPTMLKKLVDEKGGEVVSIGKIADIYAHVGITQKVKATGLDALFDATIEEMKKAGDNTIVFTNFVDFDSSYGHRRDVAGYAAALELFDRRLPELMALVKEDDIMILTADHGCDPTWPGTDHTREHIPVLVYGPKVKPGSLGHRETFADIGQTVATYFNLSPMDYGKNML, from the coding sequence ATGAAACGTACATTTATTATGGTATTGGACTCATTTGGTATTGGTGCCAGCGCCGATGCTAACAAATTTGGTGACCAAGGGGCCGATACACTGGGCCACATTGCTGAGGTCTGCGCCCGTGGTGAAGCTAACGTTGGTCGTAGTGGCCCATTGACGCTGCCAAACTTGAGTCGTTTAGGGTTGGGTAAAGCTGCCGAAGAGTCCACCGGTAAATTCCCAGTTGGGCTGGATAAGAATGCAGACATCATTGGTGCCTATGGTTATGCCAGTGAGTTATCCTCCGGTAAAGATACACCGTCAGGCCACTGGGAGATTGCGGGGGTGCCGGTGCTGTTTGACTGGGGTTACTTCAGTGATGTCGAAAACAGTTTCCCACAGGAACTGTTGGATAAACTGGTAAAACGGGCCAACCTGCCGGGTTATCTGGGTAACTGTCACTCAAGTGGGACCGTTATCCTTGACCAATTGGGTGAAGAGCATATGAAAACCGGCAAACCGATTTTCTATACCTCGGCGGACTCGGTGTTCCAGATTGCCTGCCACGAAGAAACTTTTGGCCTGGATCGCTTGTATGAGCTGTGTGAAATTGCCCGCGAAGAACTGACCGAAGGTGGCTACAATATTGGCCGTGTGATTGCGCGTCCGTTTATTGGTGACAAGCCGGGTAACTTCCAACGCACCGGTAACCGCCATGATCTGGCCGTTGAACCGCCAGCGCCAACCATGTTGAAAAAACTGGTGGATGAGAAGGGGGGGGAAGTGGTTTCTATCGGTAAAATCGCCGATATCTATGCGCATGTGGGTATCACTCAGAAAGTGAAAGCCACCGGTCTGGATGCGCTATTTGATGCCACGATAGAAGAAATGAAGAAAGCCGGTGATAACACTATCGTGTTCACTAACTTTGTGGATTTTGACTCTTCTTACGGTCACCGTCGCGACGTTGCTGGTTATGCTGCTGCATTGGAACTGTTCGACCGCCGCCTGCCTGAGTTGATGGCGCTGGTAAAAGAGGATGACATCATGATCCTGACGGCTGACCACGGTTGTGACCCAACCTGGCCGGGCACTGACCATACCCGTGAGCACATTCCGGTCTTGGTTTACGGCCCGAAAGTCAAACCGGGATCGCTGGGGCATCGTGAGACCTTTGCTGATATTGGGCAGACGGTAGCGACATATTTCAATCTATCCCCAATGGATTACGGTAAGAATATGCTTTAA